From a single Nostoc sp. MS1 genomic region:
- a CDS encoding lysophospholipid acyltransferase family protein, which yields MTTSTPIPGSSLTKRDPQVIESLMPIWEWFYRYYFRVQTDGWHHIPTEGKVLLVGSHNGGMASPDLVMMMYDWFSRFGTQRSVYGLMHPYAWRVSPQIANLAQKVGAITAHPKVASAAFDTGASVLVYPGGQYDMFRPHSQRYKINFAGHRGFIKLALKKEVPIIPVISVGAHDTLIVLGDCYDLVKQLHQWGLPWLYRVDPGVFPIYLGLPWGVAIGPLPNIPLPVQIHTRVCPPIIFENYGKDAARNRKYVDECYQLVHTQMQQELDNLAQTATNREC from the coding sequence ATGACTACATCTACTCCTATCCCAGGCTCATCGCTAACGAAACGCGATCCTCAAGTAATTGAATCATTAATGCCGATTTGGGAATGGTTTTACCGTTACTACTTTCGAGTTCAAACTGATGGATGGCATCATATCCCAACAGAGGGTAAAGTCCTGCTGGTTGGTTCTCATAATGGCGGCATGGCTTCCCCTGACCTTGTAATGATGATGTATGATTGGTTTTCTAGATTTGGCACTCAACGTTCAGTATATGGACTAATGCACCCCTACGCTTGGAGGGTGAGTCCACAAATAGCCAACCTAGCACAGAAAGTTGGAGCCATTACTGCCCATCCCAAAGTAGCAAGTGCTGCATTTGACACAGGTGCAAGCGTTCTCGTTTACCCTGGAGGACAATATGATATGTTTCGTCCCCATAGTCAACGCTATAAAATTAATTTTGCAGGTCATCGCGGTTTTATCAAACTGGCTTTAAAAAAAGAAGTTCCTATTATTCCCGTCATATCAGTAGGCGCTCACGATACTTTAATTGTTTTAGGTGATTGCTACGATTTAGTCAAACAATTGCATCAATGGGGCTTACCCTGGTTATATCGAGTAGATCCAGGCGTTTTTCCTATATATTTAGGTTTACCTTGGGGTGTAGCTATTGGGCCTCTACCAAATATTCCCTTACCTGTGCAAATTCATACTCGTGTTTGTCCTCCCATCATTTTTGAAAATTATGGCAAAGATGCGGCAAGAAATCGTAAATATGTAGATGAGTGTTATCAATTAGTCCATACTCAAATGCAACAAGAATTAGACAATTTAGCGCAGACAGCAACAAATCGTGAGTGCTGA
- a CDS encoding SDR family oxidoreductase, producing the protein MMQKILVTGATGNVGQEVVHLLLLQNCHVCAGVRNPLKAKQILGSNVQCIPFDFTNPDTFTKAFKEVDKLFLVRPPALANVRQQIAPALNAAKLAGVEHIVFLSLLGAERNSFVPHSKIERYIDQLGIPATFLRCSFFMQNLNTTHREDIKTRGELLMPTGNGKTSFIDVRDIAAVAVRTLIEDGHQSRAYTLTGKEALTYYDVADIFTSVLGKPIRYNPSLLKFVQQTHSSGLPIDFIFVMVAIYTTARLGLAGLITSDTEQLLNRSPITIRQYIEDYAECWL; encoded by the coding sequence ATGATGCAGAAAATTTTAGTGACGGGTGCGACAGGAAATGTCGGCCAAGAAGTTGTTCACTTGCTGCTATTGCAAAATTGTCATGTCTGTGCAGGAGTGAGGAATCCCCTAAAAGCTAAACAGATATTAGGTAGTAATGTCCAATGTATCCCCTTTGACTTTACCAACCCCGACACCTTTACAAAAGCTTTTAAAGAAGTTGATAAACTGTTTCTAGTGCGTCCACCGGCTCTTGCTAATGTTCGCCAACAAATTGCCCCAGCACTAAATGCCGCAAAACTTGCAGGAGTTGAGCATATTGTGTTTCTTTCGTTATTAGGCGCTGAACGCAACTCTTTTGTACCGCACTCAAAAATTGAACGTTATATTGATCAATTGGGTATACCTGCAACTTTTTTACGGTGCAGTTTCTTTATGCAAAATCTCAACACTACTCACCGCGAAGATATTAAAACTCGTGGTGAATTGCTGATGCCGACAGGTAACGGCAAAACCAGTTTTATAGATGTGCGAGATATTGCGGCTGTTGCAGTTCGGACTTTAATTGAAGATGGGCATCAATCACGCGCCTATACGCTTACAGGTAAAGAAGCTTTGACTTATTATGATGTCGCGGATATCTTCACATCAGTTTTAGGTAAACCGATACGCTACAATCCTTCTCTACTAAAGTTTGTACAGCAAACGCACTCATCGGGTTTGCCAATAGATTTTATTTTCGTGATGGTAGCAATCTACACCACTGCTCGATTAGGATTAGCAGGTTTGATTACATCGGATACAGAACAATTGCTTAATCGTTCACCAATCACAATACGACAGTATATTGAGGATTACGCAGAGTGTTGGTTATGA
- the yidD gene encoding membrane protein insertion efficiency factor YidD yields MKQIFIWLIKGYRMFISPLFPPTCRFQPTCSMYAIQAIERFGVFRGGWMATRRILRCHPFHPGGYDPVPEVGDRCCHHDGNGE; encoded by the coding sequence ATGAAGCAAATATTTATTTGGTTGATTAAGGGATACAGAATGTTTATTTCTCCCTTGTTTCCCCCGACTTGTCGGTTTCAACCCACTTGTTCAATGTATGCTATCCAAGCCATTGAAAGATTTGGTGTGTTCCGTGGTGGCTGGATGGCAACTCGCCGCATCTTACGCTGTCATCCCTTCCATCCAGGTGGTTATGATCCTGTGCCGGAAGTAGGCGATCGTTGTTGTCATCATGATGGCAATGGGGAGTAA
- a CDS encoding diacylglycerol/polyprenol kinase family protein encodes MLTLVPQLISDPPLWLQITIVAAWVFFILAIAGLVKRFTTNDSEIIRKIVHIGAGHVILLAWWLDIPASVGIGASIVASIVTLLSYIFPILPGINSVGRQSLGTFFYAVSVGVLVGWFWHIQQPQYAAIGMMVMAWGDGLAALIGQRFGKHKYTLLGSHKSWEGSLTMALASYLVCSLILLGVIGNVWQTWTVSLVVAFVATSLEAFSFLGIDNLTVPIGSAAVAFALIQFWLAS; translated from the coding sequence TTGTTAACTCTAGTTCCTCAATTAATCTCCGATCCGCCTTTGTGGCTGCAAATTACCATTGTTGCAGCTTGGGTATTTTTCATTCTAGCGATCGCTGGCTTGGTAAAACGCTTTACCACTAACGACTCGGAAATCATTCGGAAAATTGTCCATATAGGCGCGGGTCATGTTATTCTGCTGGCTTGGTGGTTAGATATTCCCGCTAGTGTGGGCATTGGCGCTTCCATTGTTGCGAGTATCGTGACTCTGCTGTCTTATATCTTCCCCATCCTCCCAGGTATCAACAGCGTGGGACGACAAAGCTTAGGCACATTCTTTTATGCTGTCAGCGTTGGCGTTTTAGTCGGGTGGTTCTGGCATATCCAACAACCCCAATATGCGGCGATCGGCATGATGGTCATGGCCTGGGGTGATGGGTTAGCCGCATTGATTGGACAGCGCTTTGGTAAGCATAAATACACGCTTCTAGGCTCACATAAAAGCTGGGAAGGCTCCTTAACTATGGCTTTAGCCAGTTATTTGGTGTGTAGTTTAATTCTACTAGGCGTAATTGGCAATGTCTGGCAAACCTGGACAGTATCACTAGTAGTTGCTTTCGTCGCCACTAGCTTAGAAGCTTTCTCCTTCTTGGGTATTGATAATCTGACCGTTCCTATAGGCAGTGCAGCCGTAGCATTTGCACTCATTCAGTTCTGGTTAGCTTCATAG
- a CDS encoding alpha/beta hydrolase, protein MKYLGYLLLALFNLALLLRADNANCIAAEKIVFRYGLLEESLPVSDLRNYAQKQEVSSDLQFLLNFFNQEQKKELHQALQVNMMLDLGTLDKLLNTDLVKDNLAIVSQGIDRSDAAGVQALNAAIILGANSPKGLGIVSFLEAYPSQRIVIDIPKILEIGNNLNLSPSETHPQDNLASTSSWQIQVKYQQLATQNKEFSTCLFGDSVTAELGNTLGKGTFNFALNGLSGISLAEQLKILITSKVRCRKVVIAIGGNDAWYGFSDEFFANKLQESISLVQELGADKIFLIPGFYSTIVASKNPKISATNARVKQINNVMQQVAIKNNLPYEMEAVEIFNQNDALKDSLSSEDGAHLNDEGVNIYRQALLKIIAK, encoded by the coding sequence ATGAAATATTTAGGTTATCTACTGCTGGCTCTATTTAATTTAGCACTGTTACTAAGAGCAGATAATGCTAACTGTATTGCAGCTGAAAAAATAGTTTTTCGCTATGGTTTATTAGAAGAGTCCTTACCTGTGTCTGACTTACGAAATTATGCACAGAAACAAGAGGTTTCTTCTGATTTGCAGTTTTTACTCAATTTTTTCAATCAGGAACAGAAGAAAGAATTACATCAGGCGCTACAAGTAAACATGATGCTTGATTTAGGAACTTTAGATAAATTATTAAATACAGATTTAGTTAAAGACAATTTAGCTATTGTTTCTCAAGGTATAGATCGTTCTGATGCAGCCGGAGTACAAGCACTTAACGCAGCTATTATACTGGGGGCTAATTCACCAAAAGGTTTAGGAATTGTTAGCTTTTTAGAAGCTTACCCCAGTCAACGAATAGTAATTGATATACCTAAAATATTAGAGATAGGTAATAATTTGAATTTATCTCCCAGCGAAACGCACCCTCAAGATAATTTAGCTTCCACATCTTCATGGCAGATTCAAGTTAAATATCAACAACTTGCTACTCAAAATAAAGAGTTTTCTACTTGCTTATTTGGAGATTCAGTGACGGCTGAGTTGGGTAATACATTAGGGAAAGGCACTTTTAATTTTGCGTTAAATGGTCTAAGTGGAATTTCCTTAGCTGAACAACTAAAAATTTTAATTACTAGTAAAGTTAGATGTAGGAAAGTTGTAATTGCTATTGGTGGTAATGATGCTTGGTATGGATTTAGTGATGAATTTTTTGCTAATAAACTTCAAGAATCTATTTCTCTGGTACAAGAATTAGGCGCGGATAAAATCTTTTTAATTCCTGGTTTTTATTCAACAATTGTAGCTAGTAAAAATCCCAAAATTTCAGCGACAAATGCTAGAGTCAAGCAGATTAATAATGTCATGCAGCAAGTAGCAATTAAAAATAATTTACCTTATGAAATGGAAGCAGTAGAAATCTTCAACCAAAATGATGCGTTAAAAGACAGTTTGAGTTCAGAAGATGGCGCTCATTTAAATGATGAAGGTGTAAATATTTATCGGCAAGCATTATTAAAAATAATTGCTAAATGA
- a CDS encoding efflux RND transporter permease subunit, translating to MNISEIFIRRPVMTTLVMMGIVIFGLMSYTLLPISALPSVEYPFISVSASLPGATPETMASSVAAPLERQFTEIAGLNSFNSTSSTGSTNISLQFDFSRTVASAAKDVQAAISAAAGQLPAGMPKPPTYRKLNPSVSPIIFLYLYSETLPISTVDEYAEVTIGQPISSLNGVSQVQVYGQKQYAVRVQIDPQAVASRGIGLDQVRAAITAGNVKLPTGSLSDKYKNYLIDANGQLTDAAAYRQLIVTNQNGAVVRLEDLGQVIDDTQNNKVSNRYSDRQVSNRPAVVLAVQPQPGANTVEIVDAVKKLLPTLRQQVPQSIEMGILYDRSQSIRASIADVKFSLLLSVGLVVLVIFLFLRDLPATIIPSLALPVAIIGTFAAMYLLGFSLDNLSLMALTLSVGFVVDDAIVVLENIVRYLEMGEAPLAAALKGSQEVGFTIISMTLSLVAVFIPIIFMGGLIGRLFHEFAITISVAILISGFVSLSLTPMLCSRFLRSFHQESRTRKTFLSRLYKFSENGFDLLLRGYESTLKIVLKYHLMTLISSGLLLLLTFYLFTLVPKGFIPTEDTGQLMVNTKAAQDISFNDMLLHQQKIVEIIRKDPNIDAINSTVGASGPNASVNSGRITIRLKPREQRQLSAEQIIAELTPKLRRIPGIQAFIRAPAAIPIGGQQTNSQYQFTLQSLNLQDLRQYVPKLLDKVRTIPGLRGVDSDLQLSTPQLQVQVDHAKAATLGITAQQVEKTLSYAYGSSQVSTIYTQNDQFYVILELKPEYQRDPTALGKLYIRSPNGQIVPLGAIANITQTVGPLTVTHLAQLPSATISFDTLPGVSLSQATEAIKQVAREILPATITPSFQGSAQVFNQSFNDLGWLLLISILVIYLILGILYEDFIHPITILSGLPSAGFGALLTLYIFQVELNLYSFIGMILLVGIVKKNGIMLVDFAIEKRRNEGKSPFDAIYEACLVRFRPIMMTTMAALIGTLPIALGTGSGSEARRPLGIAIVGGLLFSQVLTLYLTPVIYTYMEAWRRSLSTQKYSFSRKQWESRRS from the coding sequence ATGAACATATCAGAAATCTTTATCCGTCGTCCAGTTATGACCACTCTGGTAATGATGGGTATCGTCATTTTTGGTCTGATGAGTTATACCCTTCTACCCATTAGCGCCTTACCCAGTGTTGAATATCCTTTTATTAGTGTTTCTGCTAGTCTTCCTGGCGCAACACCGGAAACAATGGCCTCGTCGGTAGCAGCACCTTTAGAAAGACAATTCACAGAAATAGCGGGACTCAATTCTTTTAACTCTACTAGCTCCACTGGTAGCACCAATATTTCCTTACAATTCGACTTTAGCCGCACTGTCGCTTCAGCCGCTAAAGATGTACAAGCAGCCATTTCTGCGGCGGCTGGACAATTACCCGCAGGAATGCCCAAACCGCCTACTTATCGTAAGCTCAATCCTTCAGTTTCACCAATAATATTTTTATACCTCTATTCAGAAACCCTACCCATTTCTACGGTAGACGAATATGCAGAAGTGACAATCGGTCAGCCCATTTCGTCCTTGAATGGCGTTTCCCAAGTACAGGTTTATGGACAGAAGCAATATGCCGTGCGGGTGCAAATCGATCCGCAAGCCGTCGCTTCCAGAGGCATTGGACTCGACCAGGTAAGAGCTGCAATTACGGCGGGAAATGTCAAACTACCTACAGGTAGCCTTTCAGACAAGTATAAAAACTATTTGATTGATGCCAATGGGCAACTAACGGATGCGGCTGCTTATCGTCAACTGATTGTGACTAATCAAAATGGGGCAGTGGTGCGGCTCGAAGATTTGGGGCAAGTAATTGATGATACACAAAATAATAAAGTCTCCAACCGCTACAGCGATCGCCAAGTCTCCAATCGTCCGGCTGTGGTTTTGGCTGTGCAACCACAACCAGGCGCGAATACGGTGGAAATTGTCGATGCAGTCAAAAAACTTCTGCCCACCTTGCGCCAACAAGTTCCACAATCGATTGAAATGGGTATTCTCTACGATCGCTCCCAATCGATTCGCGCATCTATTGCCGATGTCAAATTTAGTTTATTGCTATCGGTTGGCTTGGTAGTTTTGGTAATCTTCTTGTTTCTGCGTGATTTGCCAGCCACAATCATTCCCAGTTTAGCTTTACCTGTGGCTATTATCGGCACTTTTGCGGCGATGTATTTATTGGGTTTTTCCCTAGATAATCTTTCTTTGATGGCGTTGACGCTTTCTGTCGGCTTTGTGGTTGACGATGCGATCGTCGTGTTAGAAAATATCGTCCGTTATCTAGAAATGGGCGAAGCACCATTAGCTGCTGCATTGAAGGGTTCCCAGGAGGTCGGCTTCACAATTATCTCGATGACACTTTCCCTAGTAGCAGTGTTCATCCCTATCATCTTCATGGGTGGGTTAATCGGCAGGCTATTTCATGAATTTGCCATTACTATTAGCGTGGCAATTCTCATTTCTGGCTTTGTTTCTCTGAGCCTCACACCGATGTTATGCAGCCGTTTTCTGCGTTCATTCCACCAAGAATCAAGAACCCGCAAAACGTTTCTGTCTCGTTTGTATAAATTTTCTGAGAACGGCTTTGATTTACTACTGCGGGGTTATGAGTCGACGCTGAAAATTGTTTTGAAATACCACTTGATGACTTTGATTAGTTCTGGCTTGCTGCTATTACTCACTTTCTATTTATTCACTCTTGTTCCTAAAGGCTTCATTCCTACTGAAGACACCGGACAACTAATGGTAAACACGAAAGCAGCGCAGGATATTTCTTTTAATGATATGTTGCTTCATCAACAAAAAATAGTCGAGATCATCCGCAAAGATCCCAATATTGACGCTATTAACTCAACTGTGGGTGCGAGTGGCCCCAATGCTTCCGTCAATTCAGGACGAATTACTATCCGCTTAAAGCCCCGTGAGCAACGTCAACTCAGCGCAGAGCAGATTATAGCCGAACTCACGCCCAAGTTACGACGCATACCGGGTATTCAAGCTTTTATCCGCGCTCCGGCTGCCATTCCTATTGGTGGACAACAAACTAACTCCCAATATCAATTTACTTTGCAGAGTTTAAATCTCCAAGACCTGCGCCAATATGTACCCAAATTGTTAGATAAAGTCAGAACTATACCAGGATTGCGGGGTGTTGATAGTGATTTGCAACTCAGCACTCCCCAACTACAGGTGCAGGTTGACCATGCGAAAGCCGCAACTTTGGGAATTACAGCTCAACAAGTTGAGAAAACTCTTAGTTATGCCTACGGTTCCAGTCAGGTTTCTACAATTTATACCCAGAACGATCAGTTTTACGTCATTTTAGAGCTGAAACCAGAGTATCAACGCGACCCTACAGCTTTAGGCAAATTATATATCCGATCGCCTAATGGACAAATAGTTCCTCTCGGTGCGATCGCTAATATCACGCAAACAGTCGGCCCCCTCACTGTCACTCACCTTGCTCAACTCCCTTCCGCAACTATTTCCTTTGATACCTTACCAGGAGTATCTTTAAGTCAGGCGACGGAAGCAATAAAGCAAGTTGCACGGGAGATTTTACCTGCAACAATTACACCCAGCTTTCAAGGTTCTGCTCAGGTTTTCAATCAGTCCTTCAATGATTTAGGCTGGCTATTGCTAATATCTATTCTGGTAATTTATTTAATACTTGGCATTCTCTACGAAGATTTTATTCACCCCATCACAATTCTTTCTGGTTTACCCTCGGCGGGTTTTGGTGCGTTACTGACGCTGTACATTTTTCAGGTGGAGTTAAATCTCTACTCCTTTATCGGTATGATTTTGCTGGTGGGCATCGTCAAGAAAAATGGCATCATGCTTGTAGATTTCGCAATCGAAAAGCGCAGGAATGAAGGAAAAAGCCCCTTTGATGCTATTTACGAAGCTTGTTTAGTCCGCTTTCGTCCAATTATGATGACAACAATGGCAGCATTAATTGGCACATTACCGATTGCTTTAGGAACGGGTTCTGGTTCAGAAGCCCGTCGTCCTTTAGGTATTGCTATTGTTGGTGGATTGTTGTTTTCGCAAGTTCTGACACTTTATTTAACTCCTGTAATCTATACTTACATGGAAGCATGGCGCAGGAGTCTTTCAACTCAAAAATATTCCTTCTCTAGAAAACAATGGGAAAGTAGGAGAAGTTGA
- a CDS encoding efflux RND transporter permease subunit has translation MNISEIFIRRPIMTTLVMAGILIFGLMSYRSLPISDLPSVDYPTIQVSAARPGANPETMASSVARPLEKQFSSIAGLDSLNSTSTFGKTQITLQFDLSRDIDDAAQDVEAAIASVSGQIPNDLPNPPTYSKVNPADQPILYLYLKSPTLPLSQVDNYAQTYLAQKLSTISGVAQVQVYGSQKYAARIQLDPQALAVRQISLDQVQTAIQQGNVNLPTGSLSGEHKNFTVQTNGQLRDAAAYRQLIVAYKNGAPVYLEQLGRVIDSVENTKVASWYNDTRAIIISIQRQPGTNTVQVVDTMKKLLPQLQSQIPASVEVGILYDAAQSIRESVADVQFTLVLTIGLVVLVIFLFLRNLSATVIPSLALPVSLIGTFAVMHQLNYSLDNLSLMALTLSVGFVVDDAIVMLENIVRHLEMGESPLEAALNGSKEIGFTILSMTLSLVAVFIPMLFMGDLLGRLFHEFAVTIAVSILVSGFVSLSLTPMLCSRFLRPINHDKGKSGVNTSSSSWLERLYQSSEAVFDWFLSLYDWSLRKALKFHRTTMILSAVMLVVTIGLFVVVPKGFIPSEDTGRITGITQAAEDASFDNLVSHQQTVANLIRQNPDVDAVNSNIGPGSSASGSSAAVADNTGSLFIRLKPRNQRSDSAEEIVQNLRSQLAKVPGIQVFLQNPPAIPIGTQQSTGLYQLALSSTDVQALQQYVPQLVEQLKALPELQDVNSDLQMTSQVKININRDKASIHNITAQQIENTLRNAYGSYQVSTIYAASNEYQVILELEPEYQQDTNSLLSLYINSSTGQPVPLKTIATIEQGIAPLMVNHAGRMNAATISYNLAPGVALGTANEKINKIINQVIPDSISTSFQGASQVFQSSLPGLLLLLLIAILVIYLILGILYEDFIHPLTILSGLPSAGFGALLTLMLFNVELNVYSFIGIMLLVGIVKKNGIMMVDFAIEAQREAGKRPAQAIYQACLVRFRPIMMTTMAALMGTLPIALGFGAGSESRRPLGIAVVGGLIFSQILTLYLTPVFYIYIEAWRKELRFQGKKSKLVSQ, from the coding sequence ATGAATATTTCTGAAATATTTATCCGCCGTCCCATTATGACAACTTTGGTGATGGCAGGCATTTTAATTTTTGGTTTGATGAGTTATCGCTCCTTACCCATCAGTGATTTGCCAAGCGTTGATTATCCGACAATTCAGGTGAGTGCAGCTAGACCAGGGGCTAATCCCGAAACAATGGCTTCCTCAGTCGCTAGACCTCTAGAAAAACAGTTTTCTAGTATTGCCGGACTCGATTCCCTCAACTCTACCAGCACCTTTGGCAAAACTCAAATTACTCTCCAATTTGATTTAAGTAGGGATATTGACGATGCTGCTCAAGATGTAGAAGCTGCGATCGCTTCTGTATCAGGACAAATTCCCAATGATTTACCAAATCCGCCTACCTATAGCAAAGTCAACCCCGCCGATCAACCAATTCTCTACCTTTACCTCAAATCTCCTACCTTACCCCTTTCCCAAGTAGATAACTATGCCCAAACCTATTTAGCACAGAAGCTATCTACAATTAGTGGTGTAGCGCAGGTACAGGTTTACGGTTCCCAAAAGTATGCGGCGCGGATTCAACTCGATCCCCAAGCATTAGCGGTGCGGCAAATAAGCTTAGATCAGGTACAAACTGCCATACAACAGGGAAATGTCAACCTACCTACTGGTAGCCTTTCCGGGGAGCATAAAAACTTTACAGTTCAAACTAACGGACAACTGCGAGACGCGGCTGCTTATCGCCAACTGATTGTGGCTTATAAAAATGGCGCACCAGTCTACTTGGAACAGCTAGGGCGAGTAATTGATAGTGTAGAAAATACTAAAGTAGCCAGTTGGTATAACGATACCCGCGCCATTATTATCAGTATTCAAAGGCAACCAGGAACGAATACAGTGCAGGTTGTCGATACGATGAAAAAATTGCTGCCCCAGTTACAAAGCCAAATTCCCGCTTCTGTAGAAGTTGGGATTCTCTATGATGCTGCTCAGTCAATTAGAGAGTCAGTTGCAGATGTGCAATTTACACTGGTTTTGACAATTGGTTTAGTAGTGTTGGTAATTTTCCTGTTCTTACGCAACCTTTCAGCAACGGTTATACCCAGTTTGGCGTTACCTGTTTCGCTGATTGGTACGTTTGCAGTCATGCACCAGCTCAACTACTCTCTAGATAACTTATCACTGATGGCATTAACCTTGTCGGTGGGGTTTGTGGTGGATGATGCGATCGTTATGTTAGAAAATATCGTCCGTCATTTAGAAATGGGTGAATCTCCCCTAGAAGCTGCGTTGAATGGCTCAAAAGAAATCGGCTTTACCATTCTTTCCATGACCCTTTCTTTGGTTGCAGTCTTTATTCCCATGTTGTTCATGGGTGATTTATTAGGACGATTATTTCATGAATTTGCCGTGACGATCGCCGTTTCTATTCTGGTATCTGGTTTTGTGTCTTTGAGTCTGACACCAATGTTATGTAGTCGGTTTCTCCGCCCCATAAATCATGACAAAGGAAAAAGTGGGGTAAATACTTCTTCATCCTCTTGGCTAGAACGGTTATATCAATCTTCCGAAGCTGTATTTGATTGGTTTCTGAGTTTGTACGATTGGAGTTTGAGAAAAGCTCTCAAATTTCACCGAACAACGATGATTTTATCGGCTGTGATGTTGGTAGTAACTATTGGGTTATTTGTAGTAGTACCCAAAGGCTTTATTCCTAGCGAAGATACGGGACGCATTACCGGAATTACCCAAGCTGCTGAGGATGCTTCCTTTGATAACTTAGTCAGTCACCAGCAGACGGTAGCTAATTTAATTAGACAAAACCCTGATGTGGATGCAGTCAACTCGAATATCGGCCCTGGTTCTAGTGCTAGTGGTAGCTCGGCGGCGGTAGCAGATAATACTGGTAGCTTGTTTATTCGCTTGAAACCACGGAATCAACGTTCAGATAGTGCCGAAGAGATAGTGCAGAATTTGCGATCGCAACTTGCTAAGGTTCCCGGTATCCAAGTATTTTTACAAAATCCCCCAGCAATTCCCATTGGCACGCAGCAAAGCACGGGGCTATATCAACTGGCGCTTTCTAGTACTGATGTCCAAGCCTTACAACAATATGTACCGCAACTGGTAGAACAGCTAAAAGCACTACCAGAACTCCAGGATGTCAACAGCGATTTACAAATGACCTCCCAGGTGAAAATCAACATTAACCGGGATAAAGCTAGCATACATAATATTACCGCCCAGCAAATTGAGAACACTTTAAGAAATGCCTACGGTAGTTATCAAGTATCTACAATTTATGCTGCTAGTAATGAATATCAGGTAATTCTAGAATTAGAACCTGAGTATCAGCAAGATACTAATTCTCTACTGAGTTTATATATTAATTCCAGCACTGGACAACCAGTTCCCTTAAAAACCATAGCCACGATTGAGCAAGGCATAGCACCATTAATGGTCAATCATGCGGGGCGGATGAATGCGGCAACCATTTCTTATAATCTTGCGCCGGGTGTAGCATTAGGTACAGCCAATGAGAAAATCAATAAAATCATAAATCAAGTAATTCCTGATAGCATTAGCACAAGTTTTCAGGGTGCAAGTCAGGTATTTCAAAGTTCATTGCCCGGTTTATTGCTATTACTATTAATTGCTATTTTAGTAATATATTTAATTCTGGGTATTCTCTACGAAGATTTTATCCATCCCTTAACAATTCTTTCGGGTTTACCCTCAGCCGGATTCGGGGCTTTACTCACCTTAATGTTATTCAATGTGGAACTCAATGTTTATTCTTTCATTGGCATTATGTTATTGGTTGGTATTGTCAAAAAGAATGGAATTATGATGGTGGACTTTGCGATTGAAGCCCAACGCGAAGCCGGAAAAAGACCAGCACAGGCAATATATCAAGCCTGTTTAGTCAGATTTCGGCCAATTATGATGACAACTATGGCGGCATTGATGGGAACTTTACCCATAGCTTTAGGATTTGGTGCTGGTTCTGAATCTCGTCGTCCTTTGGGTATTGCAGTTGTGGGCGGGTTGATTTTCTCGCAGATTTTAACTTTGTATTTAACGCCTGTATTCTATATATACATAGAAGCGTGGCGGAAAGAACTGCGTTTTCAGGGAAAAAAATCAAAGTTAGTGAGTCAATAG